From a single Miscanthus floridulus cultivar M001 chromosome 8, ASM1932011v1, whole genome shotgun sequence genomic region:
- the LOC136473593 gene encoding oligoribonuclease-like isoform X1, producing MSKLTNMFSALCLDAEDDRVEVPQASSSTDETVASKPDKNEQNDTTAVNYEAALVSSSGDYRMPLVWIDLEMTGLDITKDRILEIACVITDGKLTKQIEGPDLVISQSKDCLDNMGEWCKTHHAASGLTERVLQSELSEHDAEAKVLDFVRKHINSGTPLLAGNSVYVDLLFLKKYMPQLAAVFSHVIVDVSSIMALCIRWYPKERKRTPRKQKTHRAMDDIKESIAELKYYKDNIFKPQKSKR from the exons ATGAGTAAGCTTACAAACATGTTCTCGGCTCTGTGTCTGGATGCTGAAGATGACCGAGTTGAAGTACCACAGGCGTCTTCCAGCACAGACGAAACTGTTGCAAGCAAacctg ATAAAAATGAGCAGAATGACACTACTGCAGTAAACTATGAGGCAGCACTTGTATCATCATCTGGTGATTACAGGATGCCTTTGGTATGGATAGACTTGGAAATGACCG GTTTGGATATTACAAAAGATCGGATTTTGGAGATTGCTTGTGTCATAACGGATGGTAAACTTACAAAACAAATTGAG GGTCCTGACTTGGTTATAAGCCAGAGCAAAGATTGTTTAGATAATATGGGTGAATGGTGCAAAACTCATCATGCAGCTAGTG GTTTGACAGAAAGAGTACTGCAGAGTGAACTTTCTGAACATGATGCAGAGGCAAAA GTTTTAGACTTTGTTAGGAAGCACATAAATTCAGGTACTCCATTATTAGCTGGGAATTCTGTTTATGTGGATTTACTATTTCTGAAG AAGTACATGCCACAGCTTGCAGCCGTCTTCTCTCATGTAATTGTCGATGTGAGCAGTATAATGGCTTTATGCATACGATGGTACCCCAAAG AAAGGAAACGAACTCCAAGAAAGCAGAAAACCCACAGGGCAATGGATGATATTAAAGAAAGCATCGCCGAACTGAAGTACTATAAGGACAACATTTTCAAACCACAGAAATCAAAGCGGTAG
- the LOC136473593 gene encoding oligoribonuclease-like isoform X2 yields the protein MSKLTNMFSALCLDAEDDRVEVPQASSSTDETVASKPDKNEQNDTTAVNYEAALVSSSGDYRMPLVWIDLEMTGLDITKDRILEIACVITDGKLTKQIEGPDLVISQSKDCLDNMGEWCKTHHAASGLTERVLQSELSEHDAEAKVLDFVRKHINSEVHATACSRLLSCNCRCEQYNGFMHTMVPQRKETNSKKAENPQGNG from the exons ATGAGTAAGCTTACAAACATGTTCTCGGCTCTGTGTCTGGATGCTGAAGATGACCGAGTTGAAGTACCACAGGCGTCTTCCAGCACAGACGAAACTGTTGCAAGCAAacctg ATAAAAATGAGCAGAATGACACTACTGCAGTAAACTATGAGGCAGCACTTGTATCATCATCTGGTGATTACAGGATGCCTTTGGTATGGATAGACTTGGAAATGACCG GTTTGGATATTACAAAAGATCGGATTTTGGAGATTGCTTGTGTCATAACGGATGGTAAACTTACAAAACAAATTGAG GGTCCTGACTTGGTTATAAGCCAGAGCAAAGATTGTTTAGATAATATGGGTGAATGGTGCAAAACTCATCATGCAGCTAGTG GTTTGACAGAAAGAGTACTGCAGAGTGAACTTTCTGAACATGATGCAGAGGCAAAA GTTTTAGACTTTGTTAGGAAGCACATAAATTCAG AAGTACATGCCACAGCTTGCAGCCGTCTTCTCTCATGTAATTGTCGATGTGAGCAGTATAATGGCTTTATGCATACGATGGTACCCCAAAG AAAGGAAACGAACTCCAAGAAAGCAGAAAACCCACAGGGCAATGGATGA